Proteins co-encoded in one Candidatus Woesearchaeota archaeon genomic window:
- a CDS encoding histone deacetylase, whose translation MDEQGKLSRRALFYGVAGGTLGVGLGASLCAFLRKPSLEEVLDLTTEPVDPKTAGRFVWNPAYEALWTEDFLVKQYRETVGHPTVVEKFRRLHERLKREGGLTERDFSGVVAMSMKDYGRVHTEEYLTRVADLGEDTTFNSSLLEETPIFKGTVQLQGAFVNGTYTAAQIALAQGIAMNLGGGLHHAMPSSEEGFCIFSDISIAIKRLHAEQKIEKAMIIDCDVHHGNGNAVALRGTTTYIADFYQENTYPSRKEKVQLPIALDTTKVKVDDDVYLHLLQRTIDAVAEQKPDVVFYLAGADPFEEDMLGDFQLSKQGLEARDRFIIENVRKMGIPVVVTLAGGYARNPDDLVDIHYNTAKVVKEQI comes from the coding sequence ATGGATGAACAGGGAAAACTCTCTCGCCGAGCACTTTTCTATGGTGTAGCGGGCGGAACATTGGGTGTAGGACTAGGTGCTAGTCTGTGTGCTTTTCTACGAAAACCTTCTTTAGAAGAGGTTCTTGATCTCACAACAGAACCTGTTGATCCAAAAACAGCAGGACGTTTTGTTTGGAATCCCGCGTATGAAGCATTATGGACAGAAGATTTTCTAGTGAAGCAGTACAGAGAAACAGTTGGACATCCAACTGTTGTGGAGAAATTCCGAAGACTTCATGAAAGATTAAAAAGAGAAGGGGGTTTAACAGAAAGAGATTTTTCAGGAGTCGTTGCAATGTCTATGAAAGATTATGGAAGAGTTCATACAGAAGAATATCTTACGAGAGTTGCGGATCTTGGAGAAGATACAACATTTAATAGTTCTTTATTAGAAGAAACGCCAATATTCAAAGGAACTGTCCAACTTCAAGGAGCATTTGTCAATGGAACATATACTGCCGCGCAGATCGCGCTTGCGCAGGGAATTGCAATGAATCTTGGCGGTGGTCTTCATCACGCAATGCCTTCTTCAGAAGAAGGGTTTTGTATATTTAGTGACATTAGCATCGCAATAAAAAGACTGCATGCTGAACAAAAGATTGAGAAAGCAATGATTATTGATTGTGACGTGCATCATGGAAATGGAAACGCAGTCGCGTTAAGAGGAACAACCACGTATATTGCGGATTTCTATCAAGAGAACACGTATCCTTCAAGAAAAGAAAAGGTACAACTTCCCATTGCTTTAGACACGACAAAAGTAAAAGTAGATGACGATGTATACCTGCATTTATTACAGAGAACAATCGACGCAGTCGCGGAACAAAAGCCAGACGTAGTTTTTTATCTTGCGGGCGCTGATCCATTTGAAGAGGACATGCTTGGTGATTTCCAACTCTCAAAACAAGGATTAGAAGCGCGAGATCGTTTTATTATAGAAAATGTTAGAAAGATGGGAATTCCTGTGGTGGTAACACTTGCGGGAGGATATGCGCGAAATCCTGATGATCTTGTGGATATTCATTATAATACAGCAAAGGTTGTAAAAGAGCAAATATAA